The Pongo abelii isolate AG06213 chromosome 20, NHGRI_mPonAbe1-v2.0_pri, whole genome shotgun sequence genome window below encodes:
- the PVR gene encoding poliovirus receptor isoform X2 — protein sequence MARAMAAAWPLLLVALLVLSWPPPGTGDVVVQAPTQVPGFLGDSVTLPCYLQVPNMEVTHVSQLTWARHGESGSMAVFHQTQGPSYSESKRLEFVAARLGAELRNASLRMFGLRVEDEGSYTCLFVTFPQGSRGVDIWLRVLAKPQNTAEVQKVQLTGEPVPVARCISTGGRPPAQITWHSDLGGMPNTSQVPGFLSGTVTVTSLWILVPSSQVDGKSVTCKVEHESFEKPQLLTVNLTVYYPPEVTISGYDNNWYLGQNEATLTCDARSNPEPTGYNWSTTMGPLPPFAVAQGAQLLIRPVDKPINTTLICNVTNALGARQAELTVQVKEGPPSEHSGISGNVIVFLVLGIVTFLILLGIGIYFYWSKCSRTEHASASANGHVSYSAVSRENSSSQDPQTEGTR from the exons GGGACGTCGTCGTGCAGGCGCCCACCCAGGTGCCCGGCTTCTTGGGCGACTCCGTGACACTGCCCTGCTACCTACAGGTGCCCAACATGGAGGTGACGCACGTGTCACAGCTGACTTGGGCGCGGCATGGTGAATCTGGCAGCATGGCCGTCTTCCACCAAACGCAGGGCCCCAGCTATTCGGAGTCCAAACGGCTGGAATTCGTGGCAGCCAGACTGGGCGCGGAGCTGCGGAATGCCTCGCTGAGGATGTTCGGGTTGCGCGTCGAGGATGAAGGCAGCTACACCTGCCTGTTCGTCACGTTCCCGCAGGGCAGCAGGGGCGTGGATATCTGGCTCCGAGTGCTTG CAAAGCCCCAGAACACAGCTGAGGTTCAGAAGGTCCAGCTCACTGGAGAGCCGGTGCCCGTGGCCCGCTGCATCTCCACAGGGGGTCGCCCGCCGGCCCAAATCACCTGGCACTCAGACCTGGGCGGGATGCCCAATACGAGCCAGGTGCCAGGGTTCCTGTCTGGCACAGTCACTGTCACCAGCCTCTGGATATTAGTGCCCTCAAGCCAGGTGGACGGCAAGAGTGTGACCTGCAAGGTGGAGCACGAGAGCTTTGAGAAGCCTCAGCTGCTGACTGTGAACCTCACCGTGTACT ACCCCCCAGAGGTAACCATCTCTGGCTATGATAACAACTGGTACCTCGGCCAGAATGAGGCCACCCTGACCTGCGACGCTCGCAGCAACCCAGAGCCCACAGGCTATAACTGGAGCAC GACCATGGGTCCCCTGCCACCCTTTGCTGTGGCCCAGGGCGCCCAGCTCCTGATCCGTCCTGTGGACAAACCAATCAACACAACTTTAATCTGCAACGTCACCAATGCCCTAGGAGCTCGCCAGGCAGAACTGACCGTCCAGGTCAAAG aGGGACCTCCCAGTGAGCACTCAGGCATATCCGGTAACGTCATCGTCTTCCTGGTTCTGGGAATCGTGACTTTTCTGATCCTGCTGGGGATCGGGATTTATTTCTATTGGTCCAAATGTTCCC GTACGGAGCACGCCAGCGCCTCGGCTAATGGG CATGTCTCCTATTCAGCTGTGAGCAGAGAGAACAGCTCTTCCCAGGATCCACAGACAGAGGGCACAAGGTGA
- the PVR gene encoding poliovirus receptor isoform X1 — MARAMAAAWPLLLVALLVLSWPPPGTGDVVVQAPTQVPGFLGDSVTLPCYLQVPNMEVTHVSQLTWARHGESGSMAVFHQTQGPSYSESKRLEFVAARLGAELRNASLRMFGLRVEDEGSYTCLFVTFPQGSRGVDIWLRVLAKPQNTAEVQKVQLTGEPVPVARCISTGGRPPAQITWHSDLGGMPNTSQVPGFLSGTVTVTSLWILVPSSQVDGKSVTCKVEHESFEKPQLLTVNLTVYYPPEVTISGYDNNWYLGQNEATLTCDARSNPEPTGYNWSTTMGPLPPFAVAQGAQLLIRPVDKPINTTLICNVTNALGARQAELTVQVKEGPPSEHSGISGNVIVFLVLGIVTFLILLGIGIYFYWSKCSREFLWHCHLSPSSTEHASASANGHVSYSAVSRENSSSQDPQTEGTR, encoded by the exons GGGACGTCGTCGTGCAGGCGCCCACCCAGGTGCCCGGCTTCTTGGGCGACTCCGTGACACTGCCCTGCTACCTACAGGTGCCCAACATGGAGGTGACGCACGTGTCACAGCTGACTTGGGCGCGGCATGGTGAATCTGGCAGCATGGCCGTCTTCCACCAAACGCAGGGCCCCAGCTATTCGGAGTCCAAACGGCTGGAATTCGTGGCAGCCAGACTGGGCGCGGAGCTGCGGAATGCCTCGCTGAGGATGTTCGGGTTGCGCGTCGAGGATGAAGGCAGCTACACCTGCCTGTTCGTCACGTTCCCGCAGGGCAGCAGGGGCGTGGATATCTGGCTCCGAGTGCTTG CAAAGCCCCAGAACACAGCTGAGGTTCAGAAGGTCCAGCTCACTGGAGAGCCGGTGCCCGTGGCCCGCTGCATCTCCACAGGGGGTCGCCCGCCGGCCCAAATCACCTGGCACTCAGACCTGGGCGGGATGCCCAATACGAGCCAGGTGCCAGGGTTCCTGTCTGGCACAGTCACTGTCACCAGCCTCTGGATATTAGTGCCCTCAAGCCAGGTGGACGGCAAGAGTGTGACCTGCAAGGTGGAGCACGAGAGCTTTGAGAAGCCTCAGCTGCTGACTGTGAACCTCACCGTGTACT ACCCCCCAGAGGTAACCATCTCTGGCTATGATAACAACTGGTACCTCGGCCAGAATGAGGCCACCCTGACCTGCGACGCTCGCAGCAACCCAGAGCCCACAGGCTATAACTGGAGCAC GACCATGGGTCCCCTGCCACCCTTTGCTGTGGCCCAGGGCGCCCAGCTCCTGATCCGTCCTGTGGACAAACCAATCAACACAACTTTAATCTGCAACGTCACCAATGCCCTAGGAGCTCGCCAGGCAGAACTGACCGTCCAGGTCAAAG aGGGACCTCCCAGTGAGCACTCAGGCATATCCGGTAACGTCATCGTCTTCCTGGTTCTGGGAATCGTGACTTTTCTGATCCTGCTGGGGATCGGGATTTATTTCTATTGGTCCAAATGTTCCCGTGAGTTCCTTTGGCACTGTCATCTGTCTCCCTCGA GTACGGAGCACGCCAGCGCCTCGGCTAATGGG CATGTCTCCTATTCAGCTGTGAGCAGAGAGAACAGCTCTTCCCAGGATCCACAGACAGAGGGCACAAGGTGA
- the CEACAM19 gene encoding carcinoembryonic antigen-related cell adhesion molecule 19 — protein sequence MEIPMGTQGCFSKSLLLSASILVLWMLQGSQAALYIQKIPEQPQKNQDLLLSVQGVPDTFQDFNWYLGEETYGGTRLFTYIPGIQRPQRDGSAMGQRDIVGFPNGSMLLRRAQPADSGTYQVAITINSEWTMKAKTEVQVAEKNKELPSTHLPTNAGILAATIIGSLAAGALLISCIAYLLVTRNWRGQSHRLPAPGGQGSLSILCSAVSPVPSVTPSTWMATTEKPELGPPHDAGDNNIYEVMPSPVLLVSPISDTRSINPAPPLPTPPRLPAGPENHQYQDLLNPDPAPYCQLVPTS from the exons ATGGAGATTCCCATGGGGACCCAGGGCTGCTTCTCAAAGAGCCTCCTGCTCTCAG CCTCAATCCTGGTCCTCTGGATGCTCCAAGGCTCCCAGGCAGCTCTCTATATCCAGAAGATTCCAGAGCAGCCTCAAAAGAACCAGGACCTTCTCCTGTCAGTCCAGGGTGTCCCAGACACCTTCCAGGACTTCAACTGGTACCTGGGGGAGGAGACGTATGGAGGCACGAGGCTATTTACCTACATCCCTGGGATACAACGGCCTCAGAGGGATGGCAGTGCCATGGGACAGCGAGACATCGTGGGCTTCCCCAATGGTTCCATGCTGCTGCGCCGCGCCCAGCCTGCAGACAGTGGCACCTACCAAGTAGCCATTACCATCAACTCTGAATGGACTATGAAGGCCAAGACTGAGGTCCAGGTAGCTG AAAAGAATAAGGAGCTGCCCAGTACACACCTGCCCACCAACGCTGGGATCCTGGCGGCCACCATCATTGGATCTCTTGCTGCCGGGGCCCTTCTCATCAGCTGCATTGCCTATCTCCTGGTGACAAGGAACTGGAGGGGCCAGAGCCACAG ACTGCCTGCTCCGGGGGGCCAGGGATCTCTGTCCATCTTGTGCTCggctgtgtccccagtgcctTCAGTGACGCCCAGCACATG GATGGCGACCACAGAGAAGCCAGAATTGGGCCCTCCTCATGATGCTG GTGACAACAACATCTATGAAGTGATGCCCTCTCCGGTCCTCCTGGTGTCCCCCATCAGTGACACGAGGTCCATAAACCCAGCCCCG CCCCTGCCCACACCCCCACGCCTGCCGGCGGGGCCAGAGAACCACCAGTACCAG GACCTGCTAAACCCCGACCCTGCCCCCTACTGCCAGCTGGTGCCAACCTCCTGA